The Streptomonospora litoralis genome window below encodes:
- a CDS encoding bifunctional nuclease family protein, protein MKHMEVVGVRVEMPSNQPIVLLKEADGERYLPIWIGAVEATAIALAQQGVMPARPLTHDLFRDVLDALDAGLSTVNITSLSDGIFYAELVFSNGVEVSARPSDSIALALRTGAPIYAHEDVVEEAGVPIPDEQEDEVEKFREFLDQISPEDFGRTT, encoded by the coding sequence GTGAAGCACATGGAGGTTGTCGGCGTCCGAGTGGAGATGCCCTCGAACCAGCCGATCGTCCTGCTCAAGGAAGCCGACGGCGAGCGCTATCTGCCCATCTGGATCGGTGCGGTCGAGGCCACGGCGATCGCCCTGGCGCAGCAGGGCGTCATGCCTGCCCGCCCGCTCACCCATGATCTATTCCGCGATGTGCTCGACGCGCTCGACGCCGGTCTGAGCACGGTCAACATCACCTCGCTGAGCGACGGCATCTTCTACGCCGAGCTGGTGTTCTCCAACGGGGTCGAGGTCAGCGCCCGGCCCTCGGACTCCATCGCGCTGGCCCTGCGCACCGGTGCGCCCATCTACGCCCACGAGGACGTCGTGGAGGAGGCCGGGGTGCCCATCCCCGACGAGCAGGAGGACGAGGTCGAAAAGTTTCGCGAGTTCCTGGACCAGATCTCGCCGGAGGACTTCGGGCGCACCACCTGA
- a CDS encoding FHA domain-containing protein has translation MSSVYCTQCGHAVADDARFCSNCGSPIRTAGQDAAPATGGSRDSVGETTSTISISGIQALEAEAEGEDLPGEPTNVDALPAGTALLVVKRGPNAGSRFLLDSDVTTVGRHPNSDIFLDDVTVSRRHVEFFRRGNGFGVRDVGSLNGTYVNRERIDEAELGGGDEVQIGKFRLVLLTKPRR, from the coding sequence ATGTCGAGCGTTTACTGCACGCAGTGCGGTCACGCCGTTGCGGATGATGCCCGCTTCTGCTCCAACTGCGGTTCCCCCATCCGTACCGCCGGGCAGGATGCCGCCCCGGCCACCGGTGGCAGCCGCGACTCCGTCGGTGAGACCACCTCCACCATCTCCATCTCCGGCATCCAGGCGCTGGAGGCCGAGGCCGAGGGCGAGGACCTGCCCGGCGAGCCCACCAACGTGGACGCCCTGCCCGCCGGCACGGCGCTGCTCGTGGTCAAGCGGGGCCCCAACGCCGGCAGCCGCTTCCTGCTCGACAGCGACGTCACCACCGTCGGCCGACACCCCAACAGCGACATCTTCCTCGACGACGTCACCGTCTCGCGGCGCCACGTGGAGTTCTTCCGGCGCGGCAACGGTTTCGGGGTGCGCGACGTCGGCAGCCTCAACGGCACCTACGTCAACCGCGAACGCATAGACGAGGCCGAGCTCGGGGGCGGCGACGAGGTGCAGATCGGCAAGTTCCGCCTGGTCCTGCTCACCAAGCCGCGCCGCTGA
- a CDS encoding ATP-dependent DNA ligase: MLARTVHTLPEGPHWRYEPKWDGYRALAGREGAVSLTSRSGRPLQSAFRDVAAALESALPEGTAVDGEIVRWSPQGRLDFAALQRRGHAGPQAARRLARSEPCHYIVFDLLRADGAEVVAAALDERRARLEELMRRSTQPALMLGWQTSAPGVARQWYDQMWRVGVEGLVVKDGRGRYRPGRRDWLKYKRRVTTEAIVGGVIGAPAKPRELIVGRRDSQTGALRVVGRTGELEPGRRGEVGALLRPSAGDHPWPERLPSRWGSAQEYARVVPEVVVEITPDAATASGRWRHRVGYVRARPDRQPADVPPDLAIEG, translated from the coding sequence ATGCTCGCCCGTACCGTGCACACGCTGCCCGAGGGCCCGCACTGGCGCTATGAGCCCAAGTGGGACGGCTACCGCGCGCTAGCCGGCCGCGAGGGGGCGGTGAGCCTCACCTCGCGCTCGGGGCGCCCGTTGCAGTCCGCCTTCCGCGACGTCGCCGCGGCGCTGGAGTCGGCGCTGCCCGAGGGCACCGCCGTCGACGGCGAGATCGTGCGCTGGTCTCCCCAGGGCCGTCTCGATTTCGCCGCCCTGCAGCGGCGCGGCCACGCGGGCCCCCAGGCGGCGCGGCGGCTCGCCCGCAGCGAGCCCTGCCACTACATCGTCTTCGACCTGCTGCGCGCCGACGGCGCCGAGGTTGTCGCCGCCGCTCTCGACGAGCGCCGCGCGCGGCTGGAGGAGCTGATGCGCCGCAGCACCCAGCCGGCGCTGATGCTCGGCTGGCAGACCAGCGCCCCAGGCGTCGCCCGCCAGTGGTACGACCAGATGTGGCGCGTGGGAGTGGAGGGCCTGGTCGTCAAGGACGGGCGCGGCCGCTACCGCCCCGGCCGGCGCGACTGGCTGAAGTACAAGCGGCGCGTCACCACCGAGGCGATCGTCGGCGGGGTGATCGGCGCGCCCGCGAAACCGCGCGAGCTCATCGTGGGCCGACGCGACTCGCAGACGGGGGCGCTGCGCGTGGTGGGCCGCACCGGCGAGCTGGAGCCCGGCCGGCGCGGCGAGGTGGGGGCGCTGCTGCGCCCCTCGGCCGGCGACCACCCCTGGCCCGAGCGGCTGCCTTCGCGCTGGGGCTCGGCGCAGGAGTACGCGCGGGTGGTGCCCGAGGTCGTCGTGGAGATCACGCCGGACGCGGCGACCGCCTCGGGCCGCTGGCGCCACCGCGTGGGCTACGTGCGCGCCCGCCCCGACCGGCAACCCGCCGACGTGCCCCCCGACCTGGCCATCGAGGGTTGA
- a CDS encoding CDP-alcohol phosphatidyltransferase family protein, protein MLRLVGVPVFLWLVLVPRADWLALGVLAFAGVSDWLDGKIARAWNQTSRLGTVLDPLADRLYIFAALLGLVVRGIVPWWLMAVLVLRDVLMVLALPIMRYHGYGTLPVNFAGKAATLCLLYSFPLLFIAGYAAMVGDVARIMGWAFAIWGTAIYWWAGVLYAVQGLRLIAQTRRADHPLETDEKPLPGVAATSGHGSHPGGDPAQSDQTAPGRGSEGSGPPPSGTSHRKGAKSPP, encoded by the coding sequence ATGCTCCGTCTGGTGGGCGTGCCGGTCTTCCTGTGGCTGGTTCTGGTTCCCCGGGCCGACTGGTTGGCGCTGGGCGTGCTCGCTTTCGCCGGAGTCTCCGACTGGCTGGACGGCAAGATCGCCCGGGCCTGGAACCAGACCAGCCGGCTGGGCACGGTGCTGGATCCCCTGGCCGACCGCCTCTACATCTTCGCCGCCCTGCTCGGGCTGGTGGTGCGCGGCATCGTGCCGTGGTGGCTGATGGCCGTGCTCGTGCTGCGCGACGTGCTGATGGTGCTGGCGCTGCCGATCATGCGCTACCACGGCTACGGCACCCTGCCGGTGAACTTCGCGGGCAAGGCCGCCACCCTGTGCCTGCTCTACTCCTTCCCGCTGCTGTTCATCGCCGGATACGCCGCAATGGTCGGCGATGTCGCACGGATTATGGGTTGGGCGTTCGCGATCTGGGGAACGGCTATCTACTGGTGGGCCGGAGTGCTGTACGCGGTACAAGGGCTGCGATTGATCGCGCAGACCCGCAGGGCCGACCACCCCTTGGAGACGGATGAAAAGCCCCTGCCAGGGGTAGCGGCCACATCCGGCCACGGCAGTCACCCGGGCGGTGACCCGGCGCAGTCGGATCAGACGGCGCCCGGTCGCGGTTCCGAGGGCTCCGGGCCACCACCCAGCGGCACGAGCCACAGGAAGGGAGCGAAATCCCCACCATGA
- a CDS encoding mannose-1-phosphate guanyltransferase: MKAVVMAGGEGTRLRPMTANQPKPLLPVVNRPIMEHVLRLLKRHGFDDTVVTVQFLATLIRNYFGDGEELGMNLHYVAEEVPLGTAGSVKNAAEHLRGEPFIVVSGDALTDIDLGDMVRFHRENGAKVTIGLKRVENPLEFGIIIVDEQGRVQRFLEKPTWGQVFSDTVNTGIYIMEPEVLDEVAEGEVVDWSGDVFPKLLKDGEPLYGYVADGYWEDVGTSESYLRAQADVLSGKVDVEIDGFEVSPGVWMAEGAEVDPEAVLKGPLYIGDYAKVEAGAELREFTVLGSNVVVRSEAFVHRSVVHDNVYIGSSTNLRGCVIGKNTDVMSGARVEEGAIVGEECVVESEAYLSNDVKVYPFKTIEAGAVVNDNVIWESRGQRSLFGQRGVSGLINVEITPELAVRLASAFATRLKKGSVVTTSRDVSRAARALKRAVISALTASAIDVRDLEVVPLPVARFHTSQSGVAGGISLRTSPGDPQSVDIMFFDERGADLSPGAQRKLERVFSRAEYRRAFPGEIAELTFPSRGVENYAHELLRTVDTSGVGEAGLKVVVDCAGGTGALILPSLLGRIGVEVLTVNNRLDEASPTDTLAKQMRDLQHLGELVSSSRADFGVRFDPVAERLSLVDENGRVVDNDRALLVILDLVAAERQGGRIALPVTTTRVAGQVAGYHGAEVEWTPTAPDELAKAAQADDIVFASDGRGGYVVPEFSRTSDGIAAFVRLLGLVARTRLSLSEIDSRIPQAHLLRRSVPTPWAVKGSVMRAVVEESEGREVDTTDGVRVVEPDGAWVLILPDTSEAVTHLWAEGADSDTAQRLLDEWAAVVEQAEG, encoded by the coding sequence ATGAAGGCCGTAGTCATGGCCGGAGGGGAAGGTACGCGCCTCCGCCCGATGACCGCCAACCAGCCCAAGCCACTCCTGCCCGTCGTCAACCGCCCCATCATGGAGCACGTCCTGCGGCTGCTCAAGCGGCACGGATTCGACGACACCGTTGTGACCGTCCAGTTCCTGGCCACGCTGATCCGCAACTACTTCGGCGACGGCGAGGAACTGGGCATGAACCTGCACTACGTCGCCGAGGAGGTGCCCCTGGGCACCGCCGGCAGCGTCAAGAACGCCGCGGAGCACCTGCGCGGTGAGCCGTTCATCGTCGTCTCCGGCGACGCGCTGACCGACATCGACCTCGGGGACATGGTGCGCTTCCACCGCGAGAACGGCGCCAAGGTCACGATCGGGCTCAAGCGGGTGGAGAACCCGCTGGAGTTCGGCATCATCATCGTCGACGAGCAAGGGCGGGTGCAGCGGTTCCTGGAGAAGCCGACCTGGGGACAGGTCTTCTCCGACACCGTCAACACCGGCATCTACATCATGGAACCCGAGGTCCTCGACGAGGTCGCCGAGGGCGAGGTCGTCGACTGGTCCGGCGACGTGTTCCCGAAGCTGCTCAAGGACGGCGAACCCCTCTACGGATATGTCGCCGACGGCTACTGGGAGGACGTGGGCACCAGCGAGAGCTATCTCCGCGCCCAGGCCGACGTGCTCTCCGGCAAGGTCGACGTCGAGATCGACGGTTTCGAGGTCTCGCCCGGCGTGTGGATGGCCGAGGGCGCCGAGGTCGACCCCGAGGCCGTGCTCAAGGGGCCCCTCTACATCGGCGACTACGCCAAGGTCGAGGCGGGGGCCGAGCTGCGCGAGTTCACCGTGCTCGGCAGCAACGTCGTGGTGCGCTCCGAGGCGTTCGTGCACCGCTCGGTCGTGCACGACAACGTCTACATCGGCTCCAGCACGAACCTGCGCGGCTGCGTCATCGGCAAGAACACCGACGTCATGTCCGGCGCCCGGGTCGAGGAGGGGGCGATCGTCGGCGAGGAATGCGTCGTCGAGTCCGAGGCGTACCTCTCCAACGACGTCAAGGTCTACCCCTTCAAGACGATCGAGGCCGGCGCGGTCGTCAACGACAACGTCATCTGGGAGTCCCGCGGCCAGCGGTCGCTGTTCGGCCAACGCGGGGTCTCCGGGCTGATCAACGTCGAGATCACCCCCGAACTGGCGGTGCGGCTGGCGAGCGCGTTCGCTACCCGGCTGAAGAAGGGCTCGGTGGTGACCACCTCGCGCGACGTCTCCCGCGCGGCGCGGGCGCTCAAGCGCGCGGTCATCAGCGCGCTCACGGCCAGCGCCATCGACGTGCGGGACCTGGAGGTGGTGCCGCTTCCGGTCGCGCGGTTCCACACCTCCCAGAGCGGGGTGGCCGGCGGGATCAGCCTGCGCACGTCGCCCGGCGACCCGCAGTCGGTAGACATCATGTTCTTCGACGAGCGCGGGGCCGACCTGTCGCCGGGGGCGCAGCGCAAGCTGGAGCGGGTGTTCTCCCGCGCCGAGTACCGCCGCGCGTTCCCCGGTGAGATCGCCGAGCTGACCTTCCCCTCGCGCGGTGTCGAGAACTACGCCCACGAGCTGCTGCGCACCGTCGACACCTCCGGGGTCGGCGAAGCCGGGCTGAAGGTCGTGGTCGACTGCGCCGGCGGCACGGGCGCACTGATCCTGCCCTCGCTGCTGGGGCGGATCGGGGTCGAGGTGCTCACGGTCAACAACCGCCTCGACGAGGCCTCGCCCACCGACACCCTGGCCAAGCAGATGCGCGACCTGCAGCACCTGGGCGAGCTGGTCTCGTCCTCGCGCGCCGACTTCGGCGTGCGGTTCGACCCGGTCGCCGAGCGGCTCTCGCTGGTCGACGAGAACGGCCGGGTGGTCGACAACGACCGCGCCCTGCTGGTGATCCTCGACCTCGTCGCCGCCGAGCGCCAGGGCGGGCGGATCGCGCTACCGGTGACCACCACTCGGGTGGCCGGGCAGGTGGCCGGGTACCACGGGGCCGAGGTCGAGTGGACCCCCACCGCCCCCGACGAGCTCGCCAAGGCCGCCCAGGCCGACGACATCGTCTTCGCCTCCGACGGCCGCGGCGGCTACGTCGTCCCGGAGTTCTCCCGCACCAGCGACGGCATCGCCGCGTTCGTGCGGCTGCTGGGACTCGTGGCGCGCACCCGGCTCTCGCTGAGCGAGATCGACAGCCGCATCCCGCAGGCGCACCTGCTGCGCCGCTCCGTGCCCACCCCATGGGCGGTCAAGGGCAGCGTGATGCGCGCGGTCGTGGAGGAGTCCGAGGGCCGCGAGGTCGACACCACCGACGGTGTGCGGGTGGTCGAGCCCGACGGCGCCTGGGTGCTGATCCTGCCCGACACCTCCGAGGCGGTGACCCACCTGTGGGCGGAGGGCGCCGACTCCGACACCGCCCAGCGGCTGCTGGACGAGTGGGCCGCGGTCGTCGAGCAGGCCGAAGGCTGA